Proteins from a genomic interval of Rosa chinensis cultivar Old Blush chromosome 2, RchiOBHm-V2, whole genome shotgun sequence:
- the LOC112187739 gene encoding putative calcium-transporting ATPase 13, plasma membrane-type, with protein sequence MPNSTNGDEASEGISNPTLTTELKQSRWYRYYVIVVFIWRSGTKPRLRRAKAPYHQRFLKKFARLDVRQDLRSYFKDRAAYIPLLAPTTPTTPPAAASNHEIDEVALIVREKDLNALRARGGVDAVSTLLKSHSENHADDGGQVPQLSFKTTKPVFFHFLLKACNQYTIFFLLGSAGLQFAIEFMEQGVKQGWHDGVAILVTVFLLVAFPSVRNYRNEWKMVKQLMERNKFRVNVERNGESRAVMISHVSVGDIVHLKKGDHAPADGLFIDHGAKLVLDEVLSPTIDFENNPFVLSGSKVIEGQGRMIVASVGVDTACGEMLSLVTEDHNPNRKTLLQALMDEPYTYMEYLACCVSVLVAVVVLIRLVLFRKHDKYNDRPDLKGEVSMNLLMKIFEKIYLKTQGTVSTLVSVLATVVIGIQHGMPFVISLAICQWNKKVVQNRADPQNLSACVTMGLVTVICIETTGEKIRNKMEVMDFWIREKDLTNEVESDQIEQFALRGLHQEVSATSENNLFIYLIKNRWDVTDMEVLDRTFITLEERKLSSDEKCSGILVRKTESSAEDMQLHINGDASTILDMCSHSIMEIQKRKLKQVIKNMEEKGRRPIAYAYKKTNVKEFTENGLTLLALVGVRRPYQEELKIAVEAFRNAGKEIKLISEDEPSIVTARASDLGIFNPDRGDDMEIAGEAFRRLNSMERLNKVDLISVMGSALPKDKLLMVEHLKKKGHIVAFYGGLTIKDTRTLIEADIGITEDIRSTEMARDNADFIVKDGCLWFPNLKSGKCAYHNIQNFCQIQLTMIISGLLVTLVATMHSGDSPLTAIHLIWVNLIMCLLGSQMMVMELERQEPLAQEPAPRTQEPAPRTQPLITQAIWGNIAIQVSYQASILLVLHFMGNAIASMNQGIRGTMVFNIYTLCQVLNLFRAMDLVNKEVLNVVLHSYCFLMALGAVMVMQVVIVEFGKGLASGVRLDAIQWASCFLLAALSWPFDWAITSQFRRENLALRRAPMGMSRFYICASLFLIFSVSYCFESDYAHTT encoded by the exons CTTCAAG GATCGTGCTGCCTATATACCTTTGTTAGCGCCAACAACACCAACAACGCCGCCAGCCGCTGCCTCAAATCATGAGATTGACGAGGTTGCTCTCATTGTGAGAGAGAAGGACTTGAATGCACTGCGAGCACGCGGTGGTGTTGATGCTGTTTCAACACTTCTCAAGTCTCACTCTGAG AATCATGCTGATGATGGTGGTCAAGTTCCACAACTATCATTCAAGACTACCAAGCCTGTTTTCTTTCACTTCTTGTTGAAGGCTTGCAATCAGTACACAATCTTTTTCCTCCTAGGCTCAGCTGGGTTGCAATTTGCTATTGAATTTATGGAGCAAGGAGTCAAACAAGGGTGGCATGACGGTGTTGCCATACTTGTTACTGTGTTCCTACTCGTTGCTTTCCCTTCAGTTAGGAACTATCGCAATGAGTGGAAGATGGTGAAGCAGTTGATGGAGAGGAACAAATTTCGGGTGAATGTTGAAAGAAATGGAGAATCTAGGGCGGTTATGATATCTCATGTTTCGGTGGGTGATATAGTTCATTTGAAGAAGGGAGACCATGCTCCTGCTGATGGCTTGTTCATAGATCATGGTGCGAAACTGGTCTTGGATGAGGTATTGAGCCCCACAATTGATTTTGAAAACAACCCATTTGTGTTGTCTGGTTCAAAAGTTATTGAGGGCCAGGGTCGAATGATTGTGGCATCTGTTGGTGTCGATACAGCTTGTGGAGAGATGCTGAGCTTGGTGACTGAGGATCATAATCCAAATAGGAAGACTCTGTTACAAGCTTTGATGGACGAACCATATACTTATATGGAGTATCTTGCGTGTTGTGTCTCGGTGCTAGTAGCTGTCGTGGTGCTAATACGGTTAGTACTTTTCAGGAAGCATGACAAGTACAATGACAGGCCAGACCTGAAAGGGGAGGTTTCAATGAACTTGCTGATGAagatttttgagaaaatatacTTGAAAACTCAAGGAACCGTCTCCACTTTGGTGAGTGTTCTTGCTACTGTGGTAATAGGGATACAACATGGAATGCCCTTTGTGATTTCGCTTGCAATTTGTCAATGGAATAAGAAGGTGGTCCAAAATCGGGCAGATCCTCAGAATCTTTCAGCTTGTGTCACCATGGGCCTCGTAACGGTCATCTGCATTGAAACAACTGGTGAGAAAATTCGTAACAAGATGGAGGTTATGGACTTTTGGATACGTGAAAAGGATTTAACCAATGAAGTGGAGTCTGATCAAATTGAACAATTTGCTCTGAGAGGACTACATCAAGAGGTTTCTGCtacctcagaaaataatttgtTCATTTATTTGATCAAGAACAGATGGGATGTCACTGACATGGAGGTATTGGATCGCACATTTATAACTCTGGAAGAGAGAAAATTGAGTTCTGATGAGAAATGTAGTGGCATCTTAGTGAGGAAAACAGAGAGCAGCGCAGAAGATATGCAGCTGCATATAAATGGAGATGCGTCAACAATCTTAGACATGTGTTCACATTCTATTATGGAAATTCAGAAGAGAAAGCTTAAGCAGGTCATTAAGAACATGGAGGAGAAGGGTCGAAGACCAATTGCGTATGCTTATAAGAAAACAAATGTGAAAGAGTTTACAGAAAATGGGTTGACATTGTTGGCACTAGTGGGAGTCAGACGCCCATATCAAGAAGAGCTTAAAATTGCAGTGGAAGCTTTCAGAAATGCTGGAAAAGAAATCAAGCTGATTTCCGAGGATGAGCCCTCAATAGTGACTGCGCGAGCTTCTGATCTTGGAATCTTTAACCCTGATCGTGGTGATGATATGGAAATTGCGGGCGAAGCTTTCAGAAGACTCAACTCCATGGAAAGACTAAATAAGGTGGATTTGATATCCGTGATGGGAAGTGCCCTCCCAAAGGACAAGCTTCTCATGGTGGAGCACTTAAAGAAAAAGGGTCACATAGTAGCGTTCTATGGAGGGCTAACCATAAAAGACACTCGTACTTTGATAGAAGCAGATATTGGAATCACAGAGGATATACGGAGCACTGAAATGGCCAGAGACAATGCTGATTTTATAGTTAAGGATGGCTGCTTATGGTTCCCGAACTTGAAGTCTGGGAAATGTGCTTACCACAACATTCAGAACTTCTGTCAAATTCAGCTCACGATGATCATATCCGGGTTGCTAGTAACGTTAGTAGCAACGATGCATTCAGGGGACTCTCCATTGACTGCAATTCACTTGATTTGGGTGAACTTGATAATGTGCCTTCTAGGCAGCCAAATGATGGTAATGGAGTTAGAACGCCAGGAGCCACTTGCTCAAGAACCAGCGCCAAGGACTCAAGAACCGGCGCCAAGGACTCAGCCACTTATAACCCAAGCCATCTGGGGAAACATAGCCATTCAAGTTTCATACCAGGCTTCCATCTTGCTGGTCTTGCATTTCATGGGAAATGCAATAGCGAGCATGAACCAAGGCATCCGGGGTACCATGGTTTTCAATATTTACACCTTGTGTCAGGTCCTTAATCTGTTCAGGGCCATGGACCTAGTGAACAAGGAAGTCCTAAATGTTGTTCTTCACAGCTATTGCTTTTTGATGGCCTTGGGGGCTGTTATGGTCATGCAGGTGGTGATTGTTGAGTTTGGGAAAGGACTAGCCAGTGGTGTGAGGTTGGATGCAATACAGTGGGCATCCTGCTTCCTTCTTGCTGCTCTTTCATGGCCGTTTGATTGGGCCATAACTTCGCAGTTTCGAAGAGAAAATTTGGCATTGAGGAGAGCACCTATGGGGATGTCAAGATTTTACATTTGTGCTTCGTTGTTCCTCATTTTCTCTGTATCATATTGTTTCGAATCAGATTATGCACACACAACATAG